From a single Athene noctua chromosome 2, bAthNoc1.hap1.1, whole genome shotgun sequence genomic region:
- the SMIM13 gene encoding small integral membrane protein 13, which produces MWQSIGLTLLVIVATLACVLLFMLCGWYVVWQLFLSKFKFLRELIGDTGSQQGDNEPSETDAEQETPPSPQRGRQKSARQRRAPTEDTT; this is translated from the exons ATGTGGCAGAGCATCGGGTTGACCTTGCTGGTGATCGTAGCCACCCTGGCCTGCGTGCTGCTCTTCATGCTGTGCG gCTGGTACGTGGTCTGGCAATTGTTTTTGTCTAAATTCAAATTCCTGAGAGAATTAATAGGCGATACGGGGTCCCAACAGGGAGACAACGAGCCTTCAGAGACTGACGCTGAACAAGAGACTCCACCCTCCCCTCAGAGAGGTAGACAGAAATCTGCTCGGCAGCGAAGGGCACCTACAGAAGACACAACTTAA